The DNA region TACCAAGAGTATTTAGCGAATGACGCTACATCAGAACAAGATGATTCTGTCGTTGATGCTCTGCAAGAAGGAAATACTGTTGATGTTCTCATCGATGCAGATGGCGATGGTACATCCGAGGTGGTGGATGGCAATACAACGATTATGCTCACCCGTGCCCAAGCTAAGGCTTTGGGGATGGAAGATGAGCTTCTCTTAGATAACGGCAGCACTTGGGATCGTGACGTTTTAGAAAACCCCGATGCTTTAGATGGCTATATCGTCATTAACAATAGTTATGACTGGAGCTATGACCTCACCCGCGAAGACGATGTGGAAGAAGGACAGCTCGATTTTCTTACTATGGCTCTCCATGAGATTGGTCATAGCTTGGGATTCGTCAGTGGTCTTGATGGACTGATTGAATCCTTTGAGATGCATTCCGGTGAGATACGTACAGAAGGAATGACGGCGCTCGATTTATTGCGCTACAGCGACACGAGCGTCGATATTAATAACCCCGATGGCACAGTGAGTGAACTTACTTTTGGGGGGGATGCTTACTTCTCCATCGATGGTGGCGAAACTTCAGAAGCTGAGTTTGAAGAAGGTGATGATTACCAAGCGAGTCACTGGCAACGGTTACAAAATGCCCTTGGGATTATGGATCCAACCCTGGGTTATCAAGAACGGACTGATATTTCAGAACTAGACCTCAGAGCATTTGATGTATTGGGATGGAATGCAGATTATGAAGCGCTAGAAGATGGTCTGGATTTAGAGGATCTCTATGAAGAGGCGATCGCCGCAGTTGGTGAAGACTTTGGCGTAACATCATCTGATGTCGAGACTGCCTTAGCAACAGATCAAGATTGGTATGGCCTGACCCGTGGCACATGGTGGGAAACATTTAAGTCCCAAATGATTGTTCTGGGTCATGGCGATTTTTGGGAAGCCTTTGAAACAGAGTTAACAGCTCTCTATCCGGGCAGTTGGTGGCAGGAACTCGATCAGCAGATGCTAGAACTGGGCCCCGGCTCTTGGTGGCAGATCTTCGAAAATATGGTCGCGGACCTTGCTCCTGGCGGTTGGTGGCAGGAATTTGAACTGAGACCCGGTGGCTGGTGGCAAGAGTTTGAAGACTCGATGTTAGATCTTTTCCCTGGTGGCTGGTGGCAAGAGTTTGAATCAGAAATGATTGAGCTTTTCCCTGGCGGCTGGTGGCAGGAGTTCGAGACAAATATGCTAGAGCTAGCTCCCGGTAGCTGGTGGCAAATCTTTGAGCCGCAAATGATCCAGACCAGTTTTACTGGTGTTTGGGAAGTCTTTGAAGAGCAGATGCTTGCCCTCGGTTATGACAGTGAGTGGCAAAAATTTGAAGTTGATTTGGTGGCAGAGGGTCACGACTCTTGGTGGGATGCCCTCGGTGACAGAATTTTAGAGCTAGGCCCCGGTGGCTGGTGGCAAGCGTTTGAAGAGAAAGCTCTGGATTTATACCCCGGTGGTTGGTGGTTAGATTTTGAAGAAAATTTGGTTGAACTTGTACCCGGTGGCTGGTGGCTTCGTCCCGGCGGCTGGTGGCAAGCTTTTGAACTCAGTCCCGGTGGCTGGTGGCAACAAATCGAAGACTACACCAACGAAGTCAAAGATGCGGATCAGGCGATCGCCGATATTACCAACGACAGTGATGGCAGCAATACTGTTACAGGTGGTGACAACGATGACATTTTGGCAGGTGGTGACGAGCAAGATTTAATTGGTGGCAAAAAAGGTGATGACCTCATCGATGGCAAAGGTGGGAATGACATTATTCTTGCTGGTGCGGGTAATGACATTGCCTACGGTGCGGAAGGTGATGATGCTTTATTTGGTGATGAGGGCGATGACCTTCTTGCTGGAGAAGATGGTAATGACCAGATTTTTGGAGAAGCTGGGCATGATATTTTGTCCGGTGGTCGTGGTGAAGACATCCTCAGCGGTGGTGAAGGTCGCGACGTTCTGAAAGGTGATACAGATAACGATGTGCTTGATGGTGGTGCTGACGATGACCAGCTGAGCGCTGGTTCAGGTGATGATGTCGCGATTGGTGGCGAAGGCCAAGATGTCATTAGTGGCGGCGATGGAGACGATGTTCTCTATGGTGATGACTATTTTGTTCCGGTTAATGATGGCGTCTTTAGCAGTAGTACTTCATCTGAACAACCAGTGGTAGCCGAGAATATCACAAGTGCAGAAGAGGCGATCGCCAACCTAGATTTCTGGACGCGCATCGAAGCTGAGGATATGCAGCTCGTTCAATATAATCAGGAAATTCAAGCTGGTGCTTCTGGCGATCGCCTGATTGCGAGTCAAAATAATAACAGTAAAGCCAAAACCACTTTTCGTGGGCCGGATGGTGCCTACGACCTAATTATTGGCTATCAAGATCAAATTGGTAGCGTTTCTCAAATCACTGTAGTGATTTGAGGAAAGGGATCACCAACTGAATATACAGCTCAACTCGCAACCAAGACTGGCAGAGGCTCTTACACCATTTCTGGAGTCACTCTCAAAACAGGCCAGCAAATTGTACTGAAAGGCGATGCTGACTCAGCCCGCCTAGATTATCTCGATATTCTCACGGTTGGTAGCACACCGACTTTTGATGAGAGCGGTGAAGCCACTGGCAACTTTTATGAAGTGGTAGAACAGGCAGAAGGCTTCAAGCTCGAAGTTGAGCAAATGGATTTGGTGGGTGAAGTCCAGATTGAACAAGAATTCTTTAGCTCTAATGGCCGCTATGTTGCGACAAATGACGCTGCTAGCTTTCAGGCAACGAGTTCATTCACTGGAAAGACAGGCTATTACGATATTGTCGTAGCTTATTACGATACAAATAATGGTGCTGCCGAAATTGCACTAAAAGTCGCAGATCAAGAATTAGCTCGATGGTTTTCAAGTCAAGACTTAGGGAGTGCTTCCGTTAGTCGTGATGGTTTAGTTAAACAGACTGTTGTAGAGGCAATAAAGCTGACAGAATCAGATTTGATTCAACTTAATGCCACTGGACATAATGGCGATCGCGTCAATCTCGACTACATCCAGTTCATTGAAGTAGAAGCCCCTGAAATTATCCTGCCTGATACCATCATTCGCATTGAAGCTGAAGATATGAATATCGTCAGCGGCGACTATGACATTAAAGAATTTGATTTTGCCTCTGGTGGCAAAGCCGTCAAATCTAAATCAGAAGATAGCAAGAAGACAATCAATCTCAACACTACTTTCGCGGGAACAGCAGGAACCTATAACGTCATTGTCGGTTATTACGATGAAAATGATGGTTTAGCCCAGTTCACAGCCAGCGTCGGTGGTATTCAGCAAGACACTTGGGTGGCAAATCAAGATTTAGGTCATAACGATGTTGCCCGCCAAACTTTCACAACCCACACCATCACTAACGTAGAACTCGATGCTGGTGATGTCTTTCACCTCACAAGTTTGCGAGAGAGTGGTGACCAAGTCCATGTTGACTACATCGAATTTGTTCCAGCACAAATTACGACACCTGAAGTGTTCCAAATCGAAGTCGAGCAGATGGATTTGTCGAACCAAGGCAATATCAAAACAGAAACGTTTGCCTATAGTGGGGGCTTTGTTGAAACCAGTAGTAGCTTTACTGGTACGACTTTATTTGATGGGGAAACAGGTTTCTATGACGTGATTGTCGGCTATTACGATAGCAATAAAGGTGCGGCTGAAATCTCCCTGAGTATCGATAATCAGGAACTTGACCGATGGTATGCAGATGAAGAGTTTGGTACTGATAAAGCGATTGTACAAAGTTTGACCACTCATACTGTCGCTCAAGGTATCCAAATCACTCACCAAGATTTAGTTTCAATCACTGGTATCGAAGACAATGGTGACAAAGTCAACGTTGACTATATCCAGTTCATCGAAGTCAAAGCACCAGAAATCGTCGATACACCGCCTGAGCCTATCGAACCTATTCGAGTAGAAGCCGAAGATATGCTTTTATCGGGTAACTATAACTTTGAGGGTCAGACTTTTGCCTCAGGCTCTGAGCTGATTAAGACAAGCTCTAGCCTCACTGCCAAAACTGAGTTCAATGGACCAGCAGGACTATACGATATTGTCGTTGCTTACTACGACGAGAATGATGGCAACTCGCCAGTCACTGTTTCTCTAGATGGCACTCAACTAGATAGCTGGATCTTCAATCAAAATCTAGGCAATCGCTTTGCGGGAACAGATAACCTCGTTACTCGTACAGTCGCGAGCGCAGTGAGCCTCGACGCAGGAATGATGCTCGAACTTCAAGCATCACGCAACTCTTACGAATATGCTCGCGTTGATTATGTAGAGTTTATTGCGGTTGCGCCGGAAGAGCCGACTAATGACACTAGTGACAAAGAAATATCTAGTGAAAATGCCGATATTTTACGAGGTGGAGATGGAGATGATATTGCCTACGGTGGAGCCGGAGATGACAGTATCTATGGCGACTCTGGTAATGACACACTCTATGGAGATTTTGATAACGAGGTTGTAATCCCAAGTGTTGAAGTTACTACTCCAGCCACTCTAATCTTCCAACAAGGTGTAGATGGCTATAACGGCACTGTTGACACTTTTATAAATAGCGGCTCTCGTAATGCAAATAATAGTGGCGCAACATCACTCGATGTAGATGGGAGTGAAGACGATGACGATGATGACGAAGGGTCTTCTGTCCAAAGTCTGATCCGATTCGATGCTCTTTTCGGTAATCAAACAGGCCAAATCAATCTTAACGACACGATTGACTCTGCAACATTAGAAATATACGTAACAGATCCAGGCGATCGCCTCGCATTCCACAACATGCTTACCGAGTGGTCTGGCACCGACACTTGGAATTCCCTTGGTAGCGGTATTCAGGCTAATGGCATAGAAGCTAGCAGTTCGGCGATCGCCACAACTAGCTCAGTCAGTACAGGCCTCTTACAAATTGATGTCACCGCAAGCTTACTTGCTTGGCAAGCAGACCCAACAGCCAATAATGGTTGGGCGATCTTGCCTACAGGTAGTGGAGGCGTTAATTTTGACTCTGCCGAAGGAAGCTATGCTCCTCGCTTAATCATTGATGTCAAAAAAACGAATACTCCAGTAGCCGAGAACAATAGCTCACAAGGTGAGTCAGGTGATGACACTCTAATTGGTGGTAGTGGCAATGACAGTTTAAGCGGTGGCGGTGGTGATGATGTTTTGCTTGGTACAGATGAAGTTGCCCTTGGCCTAAATGAACAAGATATTTTAGTCGGCGGTAGTGGCGCTGATCTATTCATAGTAGGCGATACAGCGTCTGTCTACTATCACCAAGGTGCAGTGGCCGATTACGTAACTATCAAAGACTTCGTCTCTAATATCGACACTGTGCAGTTACATGGTTCTACGAGTAATTACAGCACTATTCTCCAAGGCTCTGACACTTTATTATTTTGGCAGGGAGACCTAATCGCCCAATTTAATGGAGTCACAAATCTCGATCTGATGAGTAATGATTTTCAGTTTGTTGTCTAATCAACAATTACATAAGCTGCCAATAAATCTTTTAATTCTCTTATCGATTGGAGGAAAGATTTCCTCCTAAAACTTATGCAACATGACTATTTTTCCGACAGTTCAATAAGAGCTTAAATCTCTTTTGTATTTTTTGTTTTATGAATTTTTCGTAAATATATAATGGCTTGATTTATCTTGATGATATTAACTCGGTTTTTGAAGCAATCAACCTGAAAACCAAGGCATACAAGCAATACACAAAGTTATTGTTTTGTCTAAACTGGGATTAATTAGTGTATTTCTTCATCTCTTTACTAGAAGTTTATATAACGAAGTTCTAGTCAATAATCCTTCAGTATTTGTACCGATGTGTAGGTTCTCACCCCCTAGATAGAATAAACAAGCTTACGGGATTGCCCTTCTAACTTTTACTCTTATCTACACTCTTCATTAACCCATTTTTTCGAAAGTTCGAGCAAACTTATGCCTGCTTTTAACCTTACATATGATTTGAATGTCACCTTGGAGCAACGACTTGCTTTCGAGATGGCAGCTCGTATCTGGGCAACCTTATTACAAGACGATGTAGAGATTAACCTACATATCGGCGCAATCGATGGGTTAAATGGCAATGAAGCAGTGGGCGGCGCTGTCCCCATCTTCCATGAAGTTAACTACGGCGTTTATCAAGAGTATTTAGCGAATGATGCCACATCAGAACAAGATGATTCTGTCGTTGATGCTCTTCAAGAAGGAAATACTGTTGATGTTCTCATCGATGCAGATGGTGATGGAACGTCCGAGGTCGTCGACGGTAATACAACAATTATGCTCACCCGTGCTCAGGCAAAAGCCTTGGGGATGGAAGATGAGCTTCTCTTAGATAACGGCAGCACTTGGGATCGTGACGTTTTAGAAAATCCCGATGCTTTAGATGGTTATATCGTCATTAACAATAGCTATGACTGGAGCTATGACCTCACCCGCGAAGACGATGTGGAAGAAGGGCAGTTAGATTTCCTTACTATGGCGCTCCATGAGATTGGTCATAGTTTGGGATTTGTCAGTGGTCTTGATGGACTAATTGAATCCTTTGAGATGTATTCCGGTGAGATTCGCACAGAAGGAATGACGGCTCTCGATTTATTGCGTTACAGCGAAACGAGCGTCGATGTTAATAATCCCGATGGCACAGTAAGTGATCTCACTTTCGGAAGTGATACTTATTTCTCTATTGATGGTGGCGAAACATCCGAAGCAAATTTTGAGGGCGGAGATGATTACCAAGCGAGTCACTGGCAACGGTTACAAAATGCCCTTGGGATCATGGATCCGACACTGGGATATCAAGAACGTACAGATATTTCAGAGTTAGACCTAAAAGCATTTGATGTATTGGGATGGGACGTAGATTACGGTGCATTAAGTGCTGGGCTGGATCTAGACTGGCTCTATCAAGAGGCGATCGCCGCAATTAGTGAAGACTTCAAGGTCGGTGTCGACGCTGTGGAGTCTGCCTTAGAAAATGGTGATGACTGGTACAGCCTGGCACGGGGAACTTGGTGGGAAACATTCAAATCCCAGATGATTGACCTAGGTTATGGCGACTGGTGGGAAGCCTTTGAAGCAGAAGCAGCAGCCTTATCTCCCGGTGGTTGGTGGCAACAACTAGACCAACAAATGTTGGAGCTAGGCCCCGGTTCTTGGTGGCAAATTTTCGAAGACTATGCAGCGAACCTAGCACCAGGAGGATGGTGGCAAGAGTTTGAACTCGCTCCCGGTGGCTGGTGGCAAGAATTTGAGACAGCTATGTGGGAGTTGTCTCCCGGTGGCTGGTGGCAAACCTTTGAACCAGCGATGGTGGAGCAGAGCTTCGGCAGTGTGTGGCAAGTCTTTGAATTGCAAATGGAGTCACTCGGTTATGGAGCCTGGTGGCAGCAATTTGAAGCAGACTTGTTGGGTTCTGGCTACGATTCCTGGTGGGATGCTTTTGGTGAGGCGATTCTAGAGCTTGGCCCTGGTGGTTGGTGGCAAGCGTTCGAGGACAAAGTAATTGAGCTTTATCCCGGTGGCTGGTGGCAACAGTTTGAGGAAGATTTAGTTGAGCTCGTTCCTGGTGGTTGGTGGTTGACACCTGGCGGCTGGTGGCAAGCGTTTGAACTTAGTCCTGGTGGCTGGTGGCAGCAAATCGAAGACTACACAAGAGATGTTCAATCTGCTGAAGAAGTTCTTAATAACCTTGTTGGTGATGACGTAGAAACTAATAGCGACCAAACCATGACTGGGGGTGATAACGACGACATCCTAGCTGGTGGTGAAGGTCAAGATTTGATTAACGGTAAGGCCGGTGATGATCTCATCGACGGTAAAGGTGGTAACGATATTATCCTTGCAGGAAAAGGTAACGACATTGCCTACGGTGCAGAGGGCAATGATGTCGTCTTTGGTGACGAAGGTGATGACTTTATTGCTGGGGAAAATGGCGATGACCAAATCTTTGGTGAAGCTGGACACGATATTCTTTCTGGTGGTCGCGGTGCAGACAACATCAGTGGTGGTGAAGGTCGTGATGTCTTAAAAGGCGACACTGACGATGATGTGCTCGATGGTGGCGCCGGTGATGATCAACTGAATGGTGGTTCTGGCAACGATCTTGCAATTGGTGGAACAGGTCAAGACATTGTACTTGGCGGTGCTGGTAATGATGTTCTCTATGGTGACAACTATTTAGCACCAGCTGAGGGTGGCTCTGATACTGATGACTCCGATGGCCAACCCGATGACCAACCAAACAGCACCATACCAGTCGTTACTACTGCAGATGAGGCGATCGCCAACCTAGGTTTCTGGACACGCATCGAAGCCGAAGACATGTGGCTCTGGAAATATAAAAAAGAAAAAGTCAAAGACGGAGAACTCGAAGCTTCTGGTGATGAGTTCATCTCGACAAAATGGAAAGGTTCAGCCACCACTACTTTTAATGGGGCCGATGGTATTTATGACTTTGTTCTTGGATACCAAGACGAATCCAATGGCATTGCTGATATCACCATAATGGTCTGGGATGGATTGTGGCTAAAAGATAGCCACACATTCTACTTATCTGAAGCGACAGGAGCTTACACCCATAAAATTTCAGGACTCAATCTAGAGTCAGGCGACAAGATCGTTATCTGGGGTGACTCCGATGGTGATGACGAAGCTCGCATCGACTATCTCGATATCCTCACCACTGGATTTACGCCAAATCTCGATGAAAATGGCGCTCCCGCTGATGGCTTCTATGAAGTCGTTGGCAATCAGGAAAACATTATCCAGCTCGAAGTTGAGCAGATGGATTTAAACAGTGGCGCAATTATCCAGTCAGGAGAATTCGCTTCCAATGGCCAATATGTCAGTACAAATGGCGATTCCACAGTTGTTTCGGATGCATATTTAACGCAAGTTCTGGGTGACCTTTCGCAATACAGCGACGCACAATTGGATTACTACAGAACTCTTCTAGCTGGTTCGACTAGCTCTAGTAGTAGTTTTGGAGCAACCAGCCTTTTCTCTGGCGACACAGGTTACTACGACGTTGTAGTTGGTTACTACGACACCAGTAATGGCACAGCAGAAATTTCGATTGGCATTGACAACAAAGAAGTTGACCGCTGGTATTCCGATGAGAGCTTAGGCACCACCCTAGTTAATTCAGATGCTTTAATCACTCGAACCGTCGCCCAAGGTGTTTATATCACCTACCAAGATTTGATTGAAATTGGGGCAACTTCTCATCTTGGCGATAGCGGAAACCTTGACTATATCCAATTCATTGAAGTTGAGCAGCCTACTGAAACTACAGAAATTGTCGAGCAAGCCCCCAACGTTCCAGAAACATCTGGTCTACCAGAAACCATCCGAATCGAAGCAGAAGATACAGACAAAGTTCAGCTAAGCGGTAAGTATCGCTTCGAATCTCAAAGCTTTGCTTCCGGTGGCAGCCTCGTCAGAGCCAAAAATTCACAGGGTTACACATTAACCACGGAGTTCACTGGGACTGCGGGTCTATATAACATCGTTATCGGTTATTACGATGAAAATGATGGTGAATCCCCTGTCACAGTTAACTTAGATGGCAATCAACTTGATAGTTGGATTTTTGACCAAAACCTAGACAGTAACCTTGCGACAGCGAATAATTTTGTAACTCGTACTGTAGGTAATGCTGTTAGCCTCGAGAATGGTTCTCGCTTGGAAATTCATGCAAACCAAGAATCCTCTGAATTTGCCCGCATCGACTATATCGAATTCATTGCAGTCCAAGAAACACCAGAAGTTACTCCAGCAGAGACTGACGACGATAGTGGCGATAGCAATAATAACGACATTATCCGTGGTGGCGATGGTGATGACATCGCTTACGGTGGCGAAGGCAATGACACCATTTACGGTGATGCTGGTAACGATACTCTCTACGGCGACACCGATGGCTCCGTCCAAAATGTGGCTCCTGTTCCTACTCAAACTTTCACACCTACAACTCTGACTTTCCAGCAGGGCATCAATGGCTATCAAGGTACCGTTGATACTTACGTGGATGAGTATTACGGCTCTCAAGTAACTGGTTTTGGGTCAGCGCAGACTCTCCTCGTAGACGATAATTATGGTGGTTTCGCTGTACAGAGTTTGCTGCGCTTTGACGATATTTTTGGCGGTCAGTCGAGTCAGATTGATGAGAATGACGTTGTAACTTCTGCAATATTGGAAATTGATCTGACATATGCTGGCGATCGCCTTATGCTTCACAACATGCTGCAAAGCTGGTCAGACAATGCAACATGGGGTTCCCTCGGGAATGGCATTCAAACAAATGATGTGGAAGCCGCAAGTACACCAATTGCTATCGTCGAGAATACAGCGAACGGAACTTTACAAATTGACGTAACCTCAAGCCTACAAGCTTGGCAAGCAGATCCTGCACAAAATCGCGGCTGGGTTTTGTCATCCACAGGCGATGAAGGTGTTGATTTCTATTCCTCAGAGAGCGGTTATGCCCCTCGACTCATCGTTGACGTAAACCAAAGCAGCGACTCAACTCCTCAAACAACAGATACTCCCATAACGAATAACTTTGATGGCAGCAATCCCGTCATACTCGATCACACGAATGACCTCCTTCTAAACAATGGCACACTAAGCTTCAACTTCAACGCTAGTAGTGTGAGCCAAAAACAGGGACTCTTCTCAAAAGACTCTTATGGTTACGACAATGGTGGTCATTTGACTGTATATATCAAAAATGGAGAATTAGTTCTCCGGGTACAAAGTACAAGCCAAACCTACTTCCTTGACACTGAAATTAGTGCGAATCAAAACTATGATGTGGCGATCACATTTGGTAGCAATGGCCTTGAATTATGGCTTGATGGCGTCCTTGAAGACACTCATAGCTATACCGGAGGACTTGGCATAACATCTGGAGGTCTCGGCAACTATGAACCAATTGTCCTAGGTGCAACCCAGATAACTAGTGGTGATTTGGTCGCTGATGACGTTCGCGATCATTTTGCTGGGCATCTCAGTGATGTACGCCTCTATGATCAGCAGCTCGACAGCTCCAGTATTTCTTTAATTCCTAATAATTTAGTTCAGACCGCAAATATCGTCTTTGAGGCATTAACTTCGTCGCAACCTAACTCATTAAACGGCAATGACTACCTGATTGGTGGAGCTGGCAATGACACCTTAAACGGCGGTGGCGGAAATGACATTTTGCTCGGCACAGATGATGTCAGCTTAGGTGCCAATGAGCTAGATGTTTTGACCGGTGGTTCTGACTCCGACACCTTTATTCTCGGAGACACAGAATCGGCATATTACAGCCAAGGAGGTGATGCAGACTATGCCCTTATTACAGACTTCGAAATAGGCACAGATCACGTTAATCTGTCTGGTTTACTCGAAGACTATACCCTCGTCAGCGAAGGCTCTGACAGCCTTTTGTATTGGCAAGGTGAAGATCTGATTGCGCGCTTTAGCGGAGGTTCTAATATGACCCTCAGCTCTACAATTTTTATAGTGAGTGATCCGTAATGACTTGATCACTAGCTAACAAAAATTGAAGACTCTCTCAACTTCAAAAAACTCTCAACTTTTCATCAACTTTTTAAAACTCCTAATCAATCAAAAATTTCAATATCAATTTTTGCTTTTGAAGCAATTCCTTTCCACAGAGTTAAACCAGCAATGCCATAGCATTCTTAAGCCCCCTAGTTATCATGCAAAACTTACTAATCTCTTGCATCACAATTTCGACACTTCCCCTAGTGACGACCATACTCGGGCATTCGGCGCAAGCTGCTATTAGACCAGTAGATATGAATGCACATCTTGGCCATACAGAGATTTATAACCAGGGTGATGACCGCGAGGGTTTCCCCGGAGATCTCGTTGGTGGCGGGACCCGATACAACATCTGTGGCACTGATATCAAAACAGTTTATTGCTCGAACTAACTCTCAGAATCGGGACTTTAAACTAGGCATCGCTTTTTGTATCTAAAAAAATCACACTTTACTGACCAGTCTTAAATAAAAACGACAAGGATAACGTTATGAGCTTCTTAAACGGCAACAAAAAGATTTTGAACTTCGGAACCTGTGCATCTTTGAGCCTCGCTCTAACGGTAGCCACTGGTACTAGCACTGTTTTCTCTCAAACCCCTGCAAACTCTGAGATTACTGACAGTACGACGTTAATGTCGAAGGCTTTCAATCCACCAAATGAAGGTGAACCTGCTCAGACAGTGGGTGGAGCTAGTAGAGGCCTTTGTTCCGGTGGAGATTTAGCGAGTGTTTCGTTTAAGCAAACAAGTTCTGCATTGACGGCTCAACTCCCTGAAGGGATGGCGAAGCAAGTCTTTTTCAGTTTACGAGATGCG from [Leptolyngbya] sp. PCC 7376 includes:
- a CDS encoding NF038122 family metalloprotease; translated protein: MPAFNLTYDLNVTLEQRLAFEMAARIWATLLQDDVEINLHIGAIDGLNGNEAVGGAVPIFHEVNYGVYQEYLANDATSEQDDSVVDALQEGNTVDVLIDADGDGTSEVVDGNTTIMLTRAQAKALGMEDELLLDNGSTWDRDVLENPDALDGYIVINNSYDWSYDLTREDDVEEGQLDFLTMALHEIGHSLGFVSGLDGLIESFEMYSGEIRTEGMTALDLLRYSETSVDVNNPDGTVSDLTFGSDTYFSIDGGETSEANFEGGDDYQASHWQRLQNALGIMDPTLGYQERTDISELDLKAFDVLGWDVDYGALSAGLDLDWLYQEAIAAISEDFKVGVDAVESALENGDDWYSLARGTWWETFKSQMIDLGYGDWWEAFEAEAAALSPGGWWQQLDQQMLELGPGSWWQIFEDYAANLAPGGWWQEFELAPGGWWQEFETAMWELSPGGWWQTFEPAMVEQSFGSVWQVFELQMESLGYGAWWQQFEADLLGSGYDSWWDAFGEAILELGPGGWWQAFEDKVIELYPGGWWQQFEEDLVELVPGGWWLTPGGWWQAFELSPGGWWQQIEDYTRDVQSAEEVLNNLVGDDVETNSDQTMTGGDNDDILAGGEGQDLINGKAGDDLIDGKGGNDIILAGKGNDIAYGAEGNDVVFGDEGDDFIAGENGDDQIFGEAGHDILSGGRGADNISGGEGRDVLKGDTDDDVLDGGAGDDQLNGGSGNDLAIGGTGQDIVLGGAGNDVLYGDNYLAPAEGGSDTDDSDGQPDDQPNSTIPVVTTADEAIANLGFWTRIEAEDMWLWKYKKEKVKDGELEASGDEFISTKWKGSATTTFNGADGIYDFVLGYQDESNGIADITIMVWDGLWLKDSHTFYLSEATGAYTHKISGLNLESGDKIVIWGDSDGDDEARIDYLDILTTGFTPNLDENGAPADGFYEVVGNQENIIQLEVEQMDLNSGAIIQSGEFASNGQYVSTNGDSTVVSDAYLTQVLGDLSQYSDAQLDYYRTLLAGSTSSSSSFGATSLFSGDTGYYDVVVGYYDTSNGTAEISIGIDNKEVDRWYSDESLGTTLVNSDALITRTVAQGVYITYQDLIEIGATSHLGDSGNLDYIQFIEVEQPTETTEIVEQAPNVPETSGLPETIRIEAEDTDKVQLSGKYRFESQSFASGGSLVRAKNSQGYTLTTEFTGTAGLYNIVIGYYDENDGESPVTVNLDGNQLDSWIFDQNLDSNLATANNFVTRTVGNAVSLENGSRLEIHANQESSEFARIDYIEFIAVQETPEVTPAETDDDSGDSNNNDIIRGGDGDDIAYGGEGNDTIYGDAGNDTLYGDTDGSVQNVAPVPTQTFTPTTLTFQQGINGYQGTVDTYVDEYYGSQVTGFGSAQTLLVDDNYGGFAVQSLLRFDDIFGGQSSQIDENDVVTSAILEIDLTYAGDRLMLHNMLQSWSDNATWGSLGNGIQTNDVEAASTPIAIVENTANGTLQIDVTSSLQAWQADPAQNRGWVLSSTGDEGVDFYSSESGYAPRLIVDVNQSSDSTPQTTDTPITNNFDGSNPVILDHTNDLLLNNGTLSFNFNASSVSQKQGLFSKDSYGYDNGGHLTVYIKNGELVLRVQSTSQTYFLDTEISANQNYDVAITFGSNGLELWLDGVLEDTHSYTGGLGITSGGLGNYEPIVLGATQITSGDLVADDVRDHFAGHLSDVRLYDQQLDSSSISLIPNNLVQTANIVFEALTSSQPNSLNGNDYLIGGAGNDTLNGGGGNDILLGTDDVSLGANELDVLTGGSDSDTFILGDTESAYYSQGGDADYALITDFEIGTDHVNLSGLLEDYTLVSEGSDSLLYWQGEDLIARFSGGSNMTLSSTIFIVSDP
- a CDS encoding DUF928 domain-containing protein is translated as MSFLNGNKKILNFGTCASLSLALTVATGTSTVFSQTPANSEITDSTTLMSKAFNPPNEGEPAQTVGGASRGLCSGGDLASVSFKQTSSALTAQLPEGMAKQVFFSLRDASNNTLYQGFVPVNNNQALISGDVLGDLDAANGDYTWSMAIICGRALRPDSPVFRGNL